The following are encoded together in the Streptomyces rapamycinicus NRRL 5491 genome:
- a CDS encoding GNAT family N-acetyltransferase, with the protein MTSTPHAQAGERADASSAWTVAPRPVDDPVSAMLLREYLVDVADRYYRLHEERDSTPEEIERALAEMPSDDLAPPQGVFLLAHHEGEPAGCAGVRLMDPRTAELKRVYVRPAKRGLGGGAALLAAVEAATGELGAGRIVLDTRLDLVEARGLYAHHGYREVAPFTEGPYAEVWMAKELG; encoded by the coding sequence ATGACGAGTACGCCCCATGCCCAGGCCGGTGAGCGCGCCGACGCCTCCTCCGCGTGGACCGTCGCCCCGCGGCCCGTCGACGACCCCGTCTCGGCCATGCTGCTGCGCGAGTACCTCGTCGATGTCGCAGACCGCTACTACCGGCTCCACGAGGAGCGGGACTCGACCCCGGAGGAGATCGAGCGGGCGCTCGCCGAGATGCCCAGCGACGATCTCGCCCCGCCGCAGGGCGTGTTCCTGCTGGCGCACCACGAGGGCGAACCCGCCGGATGCGCGGGGGTGCGGCTGATGGACCCGCGCACGGCGGAGCTCAAGCGGGTGTACGTACGGCCCGCCAAGCGGGGCCTGGGCGGGGGCGCCGCACTGCTCGCGGCCGTCGAGGCGGCGACGGGCGAACTGGGCGCCGGGCGGATCGTGCTCGACACCCGCCTCGATCTGGTCGAGGCCCGTGGGCTGTACGCGCACCACGGCTACCGGGAGGTTGCGCCCTTCACGGAAGGGCCGTACGCCGAGGTCTGGATGGCCAAGGAGCTGGGCTGA